In Brienomyrus brachyistius isolate T26 chromosome 14, BBRACH_0.4, whole genome shotgun sequence, the following proteins share a genomic window:
- the LOC125707300 gene encoding heterogeneous nuclear ribonucleoprotein Q isoform X3, with protein MATEHINGNGTEEPMDTPAAVTHSEHFQALLEAGLPQKVAEKLDEIYLAGLVVHSDLDERALEALKEFNEDGALQVLLEFKDSDLSHVQNKSAFLCGVMKTYRQREKQGTKVLESNKGPDETKIKALLERTGYTLDVTTGQRKYGGPPPESVYPGTQPPVGTEIFVGKIPRDLFEDELVPQFEKAGPIWDLRLMMDPFSGLNRGYAFITFCTKEAAQEAVKLCNNSEIRPGKHIGVCISVANNRLFVGSIPKNKTKEQILEEFAKVTEGLSDVILYHQPDNKKKNRGFCFLEYEDHKTAAQARRRLMSGKVKVWGNVVTVEWADPIEDPDPEVMAKVKVLFVRNLACTVTEEILEKTFSQFGKLERVKKLKDYAFIHFDERDGAVKALAEMNGKDVEGESIEIVFAKPPDQKRRERKVQRQYAKTTMYDDYYYYGPSHVPPPMRGRGRGGRGGYSYPPDYYGYEDYYYDYGYDYHNYRGGYEDPYYAFDDYLVPSQGRGSRGAAPLRGRGGAATTPPRGRAGFSLRGGPGPSRGMRGARGSIQPRGRGDKRVEAGPDL; from the exons ATGGCCACTGAACACATTAATGGGAATGGTACAGAAGAACCTATGGACACGCCTGCTGCAGTTACCCATTCTGAGCACTTCCAGGCTTTGTTAGAAGCTGGTTTACCACAGAAAGTTGCTGAAAAACTAGACGAAATTTACCTAGCAG GTTTGGTAGTACACAGTGACTTAGACGAACGGGCACTTGAAGCTTTGAAAGAGTTTAATGAAGACGGTGCTCTGCAAGTACTCCTGGAGTTTAAGGACAGTGACCTTTCACATGTACAA AACAAAAgtgcctttctgtgtggagtaaTGAAGACCTACCGGCAGCGGGAAAAACaagggacaaaagtattggaaaGTAACAAAGGACCTGATGAAACCAAAATCAAA GCCCTCTTGGAGAGAACTGGCTACACACTAGACGTGACCacaggtcagagaaaatacggAGGTCCCCCCCCAGAGTCTGTGTACCCAGGAACACAGCCCCCAGTGGGCACAGAG ATATTTGTAGGCAAAATCCCAAGAGACTTGTTTGAGGATGAGCTTGTTCCACAGTTTGAGAAGGCTGGGCCCATATGGGACCTGAGGCTAATGATGGACCCCTTCAGTGGGCTAAACCGTGGATATGCCTTCATCACTTTCTGCACTAAAGAAGCTGCTCAGGAGGCTGTGAAGCTG TGTAACAACAGTGAAATACGGCCTGGCAAACACATAGGAGTCTGCATATCTGTCGCTAATAACCGGCTCTTTGTTGGCTCGATACCCAAGAATAAAACGAAAGAGCAGATCTTGGAGGAGTTTGCTAAAGTCACAG AGGGTCTCAGTGATGTAATATTGTACCATCAGCCCGATAACAAGAAGAAGAACAGAGGCTTCTGTTTCTTGGAGTACGAGGATCACAAAACTGCTGCCCAAGCGCGACGTAGACTAATGAGCGGGAAAGTGAAGGTGTGGGGCAACGTGGTGACGGTGGAGTGGGCCGATCCCATTGAGGACCCAGACCCGGAGGTCATGGCCAAG GTGAAAGTTCTGTTTGTCCGAAACCTTGCCTGCACAGTAACTGAGGAGATCCTTGAGAAAACATTCAGCCAGTTTGGTAAACTGGAGCGGGTAAAGAAACTGAAAGATTACGCCTTCATCCACTTTGACGAGAGAGATGGCGCTGTGAAG GCGCTAGCTGAGATGAACGGCAAAGATGTGGAAGGAGAAAGCATTGAAATAGTTTTTGCAAAGCCCCCCGACCAGAAGAGGAGGGAACGCAAAGTCCAAAGGCAGTATGCTAAAACAACAAT GTATGACGATTACTATTACTACGGCCCATCTCATGTGCCACCTCCTATGAGAGGCAGGGGCAGAGGAGGAAGGGGGGGCTACTCCTACCCTCCCGATTACTACGGTTACGAAGACTATTACTACGACTATGGCTACGATTACCACAACTACCGCGGCGGCTACGAGGACCCCTACTATGCCTTCGATGACTATCTGGTCCCCAGCCAAGGGAGGGGTTCCCGGGGTGCCGCCCCGCTCCGAGGCCGTGGGGGGGCTGCCACAACACCGCCGAGGGGAAGGGCCGGCTTCTCGCTGCGGGGCGGCCCGGGTCCGAGCAGAGGCATGCGAGGTGCCAGAGGGAGCATCCAACCGAGAGGCCGCGGG GATAAAAGGGTCGAGGCCGGTCCTGACCTGTAA
- the LOC125707300 gene encoding heterogeneous nuclear ribonucleoprotein Q isoform X2 yields MATEHINGNGTEEPMDTPAAVTHSEHFQALLEAGLPQKVAEKLDEIYLAGLVVHSDLDERALEALKEFNEDGALQVLLEFKDSDLSHVQNKSAFLCGVMKTYRQREKQGTKVLESNKGPDETKIKALLERTGYTLDVTTGQRKYGGPPPESVYPGTQPPVGTEIFVGKIPRDLFEDELVPQFEKAGPIWDLRLMMDPFSGLNRGYAFITFCTKEAAQEAVKLCNNSEIRPGKHIGVCISVANNRLFVGSIPKNKTKEQILEEFAKVTEGLSDVILYHQPDNKKKNRGFCFLEYEDHKTAAQARRRLMSGKVKVWGNVVTVEWADPIEDPDPEVMAKVKVLFVRNLACTVTEEILEKTFSQFGKLERVKKLKDYAFIHFDERDGAVKALAEMNGKDVEGESIEIVFAKPPDQKRRERKVQRQYAKTTMYDDYYYYGPSHVPPPMRGRGRGGRGGYSYPPDYYGYEDYYYDYGYDYHNYRGGYEDPYYAFDDYLVPSQGRGSRGAAPLRGRGGAATTPPRGRAGFSLRGGPGPSRGMRGARGSIQPRGRGQDKRVEAGPDL; encoded by the exons ATGGCCACTGAACACATTAATGGGAATGGTACAGAAGAACCTATGGACACGCCTGCTGCAGTTACCCATTCTGAGCACTTCCAGGCTTTGTTAGAAGCTGGTTTACCACAGAAAGTTGCTGAAAAACTAGACGAAATTTACCTAGCAG GTTTGGTAGTACACAGTGACTTAGACGAACGGGCACTTGAAGCTTTGAAAGAGTTTAATGAAGACGGTGCTCTGCAAGTACTCCTGGAGTTTAAGGACAGTGACCTTTCACATGTACAA AACAAAAgtgcctttctgtgtggagtaaTGAAGACCTACCGGCAGCGGGAAAAACaagggacaaaagtattggaaaGTAACAAAGGACCTGATGAAACCAAAATCAAA GCCCTCTTGGAGAGAACTGGCTACACACTAGACGTGACCacaggtcagagaaaatacggAGGTCCCCCCCCAGAGTCTGTGTACCCAGGAACACAGCCCCCAGTGGGCACAGAG ATATTTGTAGGCAAAATCCCAAGAGACTTGTTTGAGGATGAGCTTGTTCCACAGTTTGAGAAGGCTGGGCCCATATGGGACCTGAGGCTAATGATGGACCCCTTCAGTGGGCTAAACCGTGGATATGCCTTCATCACTTTCTGCACTAAAGAAGCTGCTCAGGAGGCTGTGAAGCTG TGTAACAACAGTGAAATACGGCCTGGCAAACACATAGGAGTCTGCATATCTGTCGCTAATAACCGGCTCTTTGTTGGCTCGATACCCAAGAATAAAACGAAAGAGCAGATCTTGGAGGAGTTTGCTAAAGTCACAG AGGGTCTCAGTGATGTAATATTGTACCATCAGCCCGATAACAAGAAGAAGAACAGAGGCTTCTGTTTCTTGGAGTACGAGGATCACAAAACTGCTGCCCAAGCGCGACGTAGACTAATGAGCGGGAAAGTGAAGGTGTGGGGCAACGTGGTGACGGTGGAGTGGGCCGATCCCATTGAGGACCCAGACCCGGAGGTCATGGCCAAG GTGAAAGTTCTGTTTGTCCGAAACCTTGCCTGCACAGTAACTGAGGAGATCCTTGAGAAAACATTCAGCCAGTTTGGTAAACTGGAGCGGGTAAAGAAACTGAAAGATTACGCCTTCATCCACTTTGACGAGAGAGATGGCGCTGTGAAG GCGCTAGCTGAGATGAACGGCAAAGATGTGGAAGGAGAAAGCATTGAAATAGTTTTTGCAAAGCCCCCCGACCAGAAGAGGAGGGAACGCAAAGTCCAAAGGCAGTATGCTAAAACAACAAT GTATGACGATTACTATTACTACGGCCCATCTCATGTGCCACCTCCTATGAGAGGCAGGGGCAGAGGAGGAAGGGGGGGCTACTCCTACCCTCCCGATTACTACGGTTACGAAGACTATTACTACGACTATGGCTACGATTACCACAACTACCGCGGCGGCTACGAGGACCCCTACTATGCCTTCGATGACTATCTGGTCCCCAGCCAAGGGAGGGGTTCCCGGGGTGCCGCCCCGCTCCGAGGCCGTGGGGGGGCTGCCACAACACCGCCGAGGGGAAGGGCCGGCTTCTCGCTGCGGGGCGGCCCGGGTCCGAGCAGAGGCATGCGAGGTGCCAGAGGGAGCATCCAACCGAGAGGCCGCGGG CAGGATAAAAGGGTCGAGGCCGGTCCTGACCTGTAA
- the LOC125707300 gene encoding heterogeneous nuclear ribonucleoprotein Q isoform X1 has translation MATEHINGNGTEEPMDTPAAVTHSEHFQALLEAGLPQKVAEKLDEIYLAGLVVHSDLDERALEALKEFNEDGALQVLLEFKDSDLSHVQNKSAFLCGVMKTYRQREKQGTKVLESNKGPDETKIKALLERTGYTLDVTTGQRKYGGPPPESVYPGTQPPVGTEIFVGKIPRDLFEDELVPQFEKAGPIWDLRLMMDPFSGLNRGYAFITFCTKEAAQEAVKLCNNSEIRPGKHIGVCISVANNRLFVGSIPKNKTKEQILEEFAKVTEGLSDVILYHQPDNKKKNRGFCFLEYEDHKTAAQARRRLMSGKVKVWGNVVTVEWADPIEDPDPEVMAKVKVLFVRNLACTVTEEILEKTFSQFGKLERVKKLKDYAFIHFDERDGAVKALAEMNGKDVEGESIEIVFAKPPDQKRRERKVQRQYAKTTMYDDYYYYGPSHVPPPMRGRGRGGRGGYSYPPDYYGYEDYYYDYGYDYHNYRGGYEDPYYAFDDYLVPSQGRGSRGAAPLRGRGGAATTPPRGRAGFSLRGGPGPSRGMRGARGSIQPRGRGVRGARGGRGGGVGGKRKADVYNQPDSKRRQTNNQNWGSQPIAQQPLVHGGDNSANYGYRPDNQEFYQDSFGQQWN, from the exons ATGGCCACTGAACACATTAATGGGAATGGTACAGAAGAACCTATGGACACGCCTGCTGCAGTTACCCATTCTGAGCACTTCCAGGCTTTGTTAGAAGCTGGTTTACCACAGAAAGTTGCTGAAAAACTAGACGAAATTTACCTAGCAG GTTTGGTAGTACACAGTGACTTAGACGAACGGGCACTTGAAGCTTTGAAAGAGTTTAATGAAGACGGTGCTCTGCAAGTACTCCTGGAGTTTAAGGACAGTGACCTTTCACATGTACAA AACAAAAgtgcctttctgtgtggagtaaTGAAGACCTACCGGCAGCGGGAAAAACaagggacaaaagtattggaaaGTAACAAAGGACCTGATGAAACCAAAATCAAA GCCCTCTTGGAGAGAACTGGCTACACACTAGACGTGACCacaggtcagagaaaatacggAGGTCCCCCCCCAGAGTCTGTGTACCCAGGAACACAGCCCCCAGTGGGCACAGAG ATATTTGTAGGCAAAATCCCAAGAGACTTGTTTGAGGATGAGCTTGTTCCACAGTTTGAGAAGGCTGGGCCCATATGGGACCTGAGGCTAATGATGGACCCCTTCAGTGGGCTAAACCGTGGATATGCCTTCATCACTTTCTGCACTAAAGAAGCTGCTCAGGAGGCTGTGAAGCTG TGTAACAACAGTGAAATACGGCCTGGCAAACACATAGGAGTCTGCATATCTGTCGCTAATAACCGGCTCTTTGTTGGCTCGATACCCAAGAATAAAACGAAAGAGCAGATCTTGGAGGAGTTTGCTAAAGTCACAG AGGGTCTCAGTGATGTAATATTGTACCATCAGCCCGATAACAAGAAGAAGAACAGAGGCTTCTGTTTCTTGGAGTACGAGGATCACAAAACTGCTGCCCAAGCGCGACGTAGACTAATGAGCGGGAAAGTGAAGGTGTGGGGCAACGTGGTGACGGTGGAGTGGGCCGATCCCATTGAGGACCCAGACCCGGAGGTCATGGCCAAG GTGAAAGTTCTGTTTGTCCGAAACCTTGCCTGCACAGTAACTGAGGAGATCCTTGAGAAAACATTCAGCCAGTTTGGTAAACTGGAGCGGGTAAAGAAACTGAAAGATTACGCCTTCATCCACTTTGACGAGAGAGATGGCGCTGTGAAG GCGCTAGCTGAGATGAACGGCAAAGATGTGGAAGGAGAAAGCATTGAAATAGTTTTTGCAAAGCCCCCCGACCAGAAGAGGAGGGAACGCAAAGTCCAAAGGCAGTATGCTAAAACAACAAT GTATGACGATTACTATTACTACGGCCCATCTCATGTGCCACCTCCTATGAGAGGCAGGGGCAGAGGAGGAAGGGGGGGCTACTCCTACCCTCCCGATTACTACGGTTACGAAGACTATTACTACGACTATGGCTACGATTACCACAACTACCGCGGCGGCTACGAGGACCCCTACTATGCCTTCGATGACTATCTGGTCCCCAGCCAAGGGAGGGGTTCCCGGGGTGCCGCCCCGCTCCGAGGCCGTGGGGGGGCTGCCACAACACCGCCGAGGGGAAGGGCCGGCTTCTCGCTGCGGGGCGGCCCGGGTCCGAGCAGAGGCATGCGAGGTGCCAGAGGGAGCATCCAACCGAGAGGCCGCGGGGTACGTGGTGCGAGGGGCGGCCGCGGTGGAGGTGTAGGAGGCAAGCGCAAAGCTGACGTTTACAACCAGCCAGATTCCAAGCGGCGCCAGACCAATAATCAGAACTGGGGCTCCCAGCCCATTGCTCAGCAGCCGCTGGTGCATGGTGGTGACAATTCTGCTAACTATGGTTACAGACCTGACAACCAGGAATTTTATCAGGATTCTTTTGGGCAACAATGGAACTAG
- the LOC125707300 gene encoding heterogeneous nuclear ribonucleoprotein Q isoform X4 — MKTYRQREKQGTKVLESNKGPDETKIKALLERTGYTLDVTTGQRKYGGPPPESVYPGTQPPVGTEIFVGKIPRDLFEDELVPQFEKAGPIWDLRLMMDPFSGLNRGYAFITFCTKEAAQEAVKLCNNSEIRPGKHIGVCISVANNRLFVGSIPKNKTKEQILEEFAKVTEGLSDVILYHQPDNKKKNRGFCFLEYEDHKTAAQARRRLMSGKVKVWGNVVTVEWADPIEDPDPEVMAKVKVLFVRNLACTVTEEILEKTFSQFGKLERVKKLKDYAFIHFDERDGAVKALAEMNGKDVEGESIEIVFAKPPDQKRRERKVQRQYAKTTMYDDYYYYGPSHVPPPMRGRGRGGRGGYSYPPDYYGYEDYYYDYGYDYHNYRGGYEDPYYAFDDYLVPSQGRGSRGAAPLRGRGGAATTPPRGRAGFSLRGGPGPSRGMRGARGSIQPRGRGVRGARGGRGGGVGGKRKADVYNQPDSKRRQTNNQNWGSQPIAQQPLVHGGDNSANYGYRPDNQEFYQDSFGQQWN, encoded by the exons aTGAAGACCTACCGGCAGCGGGAAAAACaagggacaaaagtattggaaaGTAACAAAGGACCTGATGAAACCAAAATCAAA GCCCTCTTGGAGAGAACTGGCTACACACTAGACGTGACCacaggtcagagaaaatacggAGGTCCCCCCCCAGAGTCTGTGTACCCAGGAACACAGCCCCCAGTGGGCACAGAG ATATTTGTAGGCAAAATCCCAAGAGACTTGTTTGAGGATGAGCTTGTTCCACAGTTTGAGAAGGCTGGGCCCATATGGGACCTGAGGCTAATGATGGACCCCTTCAGTGGGCTAAACCGTGGATATGCCTTCATCACTTTCTGCACTAAAGAAGCTGCTCAGGAGGCTGTGAAGCTG TGTAACAACAGTGAAATACGGCCTGGCAAACACATAGGAGTCTGCATATCTGTCGCTAATAACCGGCTCTTTGTTGGCTCGATACCCAAGAATAAAACGAAAGAGCAGATCTTGGAGGAGTTTGCTAAAGTCACAG AGGGTCTCAGTGATGTAATATTGTACCATCAGCCCGATAACAAGAAGAAGAACAGAGGCTTCTGTTTCTTGGAGTACGAGGATCACAAAACTGCTGCCCAAGCGCGACGTAGACTAATGAGCGGGAAAGTGAAGGTGTGGGGCAACGTGGTGACGGTGGAGTGGGCCGATCCCATTGAGGACCCAGACCCGGAGGTCATGGCCAAG GTGAAAGTTCTGTTTGTCCGAAACCTTGCCTGCACAGTAACTGAGGAGATCCTTGAGAAAACATTCAGCCAGTTTGGTAAACTGGAGCGGGTAAAGAAACTGAAAGATTACGCCTTCATCCACTTTGACGAGAGAGATGGCGCTGTGAAG GCGCTAGCTGAGATGAACGGCAAAGATGTGGAAGGAGAAAGCATTGAAATAGTTTTTGCAAAGCCCCCCGACCAGAAGAGGAGGGAACGCAAAGTCCAAAGGCAGTATGCTAAAACAACAAT GTATGACGATTACTATTACTACGGCCCATCTCATGTGCCACCTCCTATGAGAGGCAGGGGCAGAGGAGGAAGGGGGGGCTACTCCTACCCTCCCGATTACTACGGTTACGAAGACTATTACTACGACTATGGCTACGATTACCACAACTACCGCGGCGGCTACGAGGACCCCTACTATGCCTTCGATGACTATCTGGTCCCCAGCCAAGGGAGGGGTTCCCGGGGTGCCGCCCCGCTCCGAGGCCGTGGGGGGGCTGCCACAACACCGCCGAGGGGAAGGGCCGGCTTCTCGCTGCGGGGCGGCCCGGGTCCGAGCAGAGGCATGCGAGGTGCCAGAGGGAGCATCCAACCGAGAGGCCGCGGGGTACGTGGTGCGAGGGGCGGCCGCGGTGGAGGTGTAGGAGGCAAGCGCAAAGCTGACGTTTACAACCAGCCAGATTCCAAGCGGCGCCAGACCAATAATCAGAACTGGGGCTCCCAGCCCATTGCTCAGCAGCCGCTGGTGCATGGTGGTGACAATTCTGCTAACTATGGTTACAGACCTGACAACCAGGAATTTTATCAGGATTCTTTTGGGCAACAATGGAACTAG
- the ezra gene encoding ezrin a: MPKPVKIRVTTMDSELELFIQVNTTGRQLFDQVVRTIGLREQWYFGLQYVSSKGYLSWLRLDKKLSAQDVKKDNPMQFKFRARFFPEDVSAELIQDITQKYFYLQVKDAILSDEIYCPPETAVLLASYSVQTKYSDFSEEIHQPGYLSSSMLVPRRVLDQHKLSKEQWEERIQVWHKEHRGMLKEDAVLEYLKIAQDLEMYGVNFFDIKNKKGTELLMGVDALGLNIYEKEDKLSPKIGFPWSEIRNISFNDKKFIIKPVDKKAPDFLFYAPRVHVNKSILALCMGNHELYMRRRKPDTTEVQQMKAQAREEKHQKQMERAQLENEKKRREAIEKEKEQVERDKKKLIARLEEFEEKTKNAEKELQEQMAHALELERERRRAEEEAVRLEAERQAALLAKDELARQAEHQAQTQEQLAAELAEYTAKISMLEEAKRCKEEEAVTWQSRAMEVQNDLEKTKEELQLMTTTLNTNEKATEVQMDSKRMEEEVQMEMMAPTYPAAEYVEDHDHNDTKEHNTYSAELQMEGISNDRDEEERLPEAERNERLQMQLKTLSSELSLARDETKSTQNDQLHAENVRAGKDKYKTLKQIRQGNTKQRIDEFEAL, translated from the exons GTTAAAATTCGTGTCACCACAATGGATTCCGAGCTGGAATTATTCATCCAGGTTAACACCACTGGGAGACAACTTTTTGACCAG GTTGTGAGAACTATTGGTTTGCGTGAGCAATGGTATTTTGGTCTCCAGTATGTAAGTAGCAAAGGATACCTCTCCTGGCTAAGGCTGGATAAAAAG CTGTCCGCACAGGATGTTAAGAAGGACAACCCGATGCAGTTCAAATTCCGGGCCAGGTTCTTCCCAGAAGACGTGTCTGCAGAGCTCATCCAGGATATCACCCAGAAGTACTTCTACTTGCAAGTGAAGGATGCGATTCTGAGCGATGAAATCTACTGCCCTCCAGAGACCGCTGTGCTGTTAGCATCATACTCAGTGCAGACCAAGTATAGTGACTTTTCTGAAGAGATCCACCAGCCTGGATACTTATCATCCAGCATGCTAGTTCCCCGGAG GGTTCTGGACCAACACAAGCTGTCCAAAGAGCAATGGGAGGAACGCATCCAGGTGTGGCACAAGGAGCACCGAGGAATGCTGAA GGAGGATGCTGTGCTGGAGTACTTGAAGATAGCTCAGGACCTGGAGATGTATGGCGTCAACTTCTttgacattaaaaacaaaaaaggaacaGAATTGTTGATGGGAGTTGATGCTTTGGGACTAAACATTTATGAAAAGGAAGACAA ATTGTCTCCCAAGATTGGATTTCCATGGAGTGAAATTAGGAACATATCATTTAATGACAAGAAGTTCATCATAAAACCAGTCGACAAGAAGGCTCCA GATTTTCTGTTCTATGCCCCTCGTGTGCACGTCAACAAGAGCATCCTGGCCCTGTGCATGGGCAACCATGAACTGTACATGCGTCGCCGCAAGCCCGACACCACTGAGGTGCAGCAGATGAAGGCGCAGGCCCGTGAAGAGAAGCACCAGAAGCAAATGGAGAG AGCCCAGTTGGAGAATGAGAAGAAGAGGAGGGAGGCCATTGAAAAAGAGAAGGAACAGGTGGAGAGAGACAAAAAGAAACTGATAGCAAGACTCGAAGAGTTTGAGGAGAAGACTAAAAATGCAGAAAAGG AACTGCAGGAACAGATGGCACATGCATTGGAGCTGGaacgggagaggaggagggCCGAGGAGGAGGCTGTGAGGCTGGAGGCAGAGAGGCAGGCTGCTCTCCTTGCAAAAGACGAGCTGGCCAGGCAGGCTGAGCACCAAGCTCAGACCCAGGAACAGCTG GCTGCAGAGTTAGCTGAATACACAGCCAAGATTAGCATGTTGGAGGAAGCGAAGAGGTGCAAGGAAGAGGAAGCCGTCACGTGGCAGAGCAGG GCCATGGAGGTCCAAAATGACTTGGAGAAGACAAAAGAAGAGCTACAGCTGATGACAACGACATTGAATACCAACGAAAAG GCCACGGAGGTCCAAATGGACTCAAAAAGGATGGAGGAGGAGGTACAGATGGAGATGATGGCACCTACCTATCCAGCCGCTGAGTATGTTGAAGACCACGACCACAACGACACAAAGGAGCACAATACCTATAGTGCGGAGCTGCAGATGGAGGGTATCAGCAACGACCGTGACGAGGAGGAGCGTCTCCCAGAGGCAGAGAGAAATGAGCGACTGCAGATGCAGCTGAAG ACCCTCAGCTCAGAGTTGTCCCTGGCCCGGGATGAGACTAAGAGCACCCAGAACGACCAGCTCCATGCAGAAAACGTGCGAGCCGGAAAAGACAAATACAAGACACTGAAGCAGATCCGGCAGGGTAACACCAAGCAGAGGATCGATGAGTTTGAAGCCTTATGA